From Paenibacillus graminis, a single genomic window includes:
- a CDS encoding helix-turn-helix domain-containing protein — translation MRDYLLKPGAREDLNELLSNLGQEFEQKAKAQSQRAPDHGNMGKSNQIQLLQESFLLQMVRDEGPSLPVVRERLQQLGLAPLAAGDLRLQFAAVEVRMPSEIMAGRQERRNLIKQAFQEHCQVTSSHWKGIYPFGNDADVAVMYFLVILKPGVDHARKTQRFIEQLNHSVTSELKLECVSGIGGEVKGLKRLKHGYASCMLSWSRSSSGGKADGHCRDQELSQAFTPEVEQKLKRAVENLDTHGFRRELDNMLSSERDTPELTFLALRLILLLASTAKKFELGSSSLQRYVWNSRMAIIQTPSHEGVRSLLDELAQLVMEEVKKVRFSDGWHLIEAVRKFAGENFCCRLELSFLAEMFYLNEADLPRQFKQHVGITFSDYITKLRMAKAEELLQDNELKVGDIAGLAGYSGFGDFSASFKKYSGKSPKEYRERLLQRRAARGCP, via the coding sequence ATGAGAGATTATTTGCTGAAGCCGGGGGCACGTGAAGACCTGAATGAGCTGCTTAGCAATCTGGGCCAGGAATTCGAACAGAAGGCGAAGGCGCAGAGTCAACGTGCTCCGGATCACGGAAATATGGGTAAGAGTAACCAAATACAGTTGCTGCAGGAGAGCTTTCTACTGCAAATGGTTAGGGATGAGGGGCCTAGTCTCCCGGTGGTTAGGGAACGTCTGCAGCAGCTAGGGTTAGCCCCGCTGGCGGCGGGGGATTTGAGGCTGCAGTTTGCGGCGGTGGAAGTAAGAATGCCATCAGAGATAATGGCAGGCCGCCAGGAACGCCGGAACCTGATAAAGCAGGCTTTTCAAGAGCACTGCCAAGTAACGTCCTCTCATTGGAAAGGGATTTATCCGTTTGGCAACGATGCGGACGTGGCAGTGATGTATTTTCTTGTGATCCTGAAACCAGGAGTGGATCATGCCCGGAAGACCCAGAGGTTCATAGAGCAGCTGAATCACAGCGTAACCAGTGAACTGAAGCTGGAATGTGTGAGCGGGATTGGCGGGGAAGTGAAGGGACTGAAACGGCTGAAGCACGGCTATGCCTCCTGCATGTTGTCCTGGAGCCGGAGCAGCAGCGGCGGGAAAGCGGATGGGCATTGCCGTGACCAGGAGCTGTCCCAGGCCTTCACCCCTGAGGTTGAACAAAAGCTGAAGCGGGCGGTTGAGAATCTGGACACGCACGGCTTCCGCCGGGAACTGGACAACATGCTTAGCAGTGAAAGAGATACACCTGAGTTAACTTTTTTGGCCCTCAGGCTGATCCTGCTGCTTGCCTCCACTGCCAAAAAGTTCGAGCTGGGCAGTTCCTCCTTGCAGAGGTATGTATGGAACTCCCGGATGGCCATTATCCAAACTCCCTCGCACGAAGGGGTGCGGAGTTTATTGGATGAGCTGGCGCAGCTCGTAATGGAAGAAGTGAAGAAGGTCCGCTTCTCAGACGGCTGGCATCTCATTGAGGCAGTCCGGAAATTTGCCGGGGAGAATTTCTGCTGCAGGCTGGAGCTATCCTTCCTGGCAGAAATGTTTTACTTGAATGAGGCCGATTTGCCAAGACAATTCAAGCAGCATGTCGGCATAACCTTCAGCGACTATATTACCAAGCTGCGGATGGCAAAAGCCGAGGAGCTGCTGCAGGACAACGAACTCAAGGTGGGCGACATCGCCGGGCTTGCCGGTTATTCCGGCTTCGGTGATTTCAGCGCCTCCTTCAAAAAATACAGCGGTAAAAGCCCCAAAGAATACCGGGAACGGTTGTTGCAGAGGCGTGCGGCTAGAGGCTGTCCATGA